One Onychostoma macrolepis isolate SWU-2019 chromosome 15, ASM1243209v1, whole genome shotgun sequence DNA segment encodes these proteins:
- the LOC131520427 gene encoding G protein-activated inward rectifier potassium channel 3-like: MLSGVRSAPVEEGRGTSGPTQDDARTRPVAINNLKPKSSCVVLCKPGDGVRHQMYIHTILPQSDNQPDSTGGNSLPLPDIMPNQTSKPSVSIRRHKSTTDLPYSPQRGYMRGQRPSICAPTEAELALMRRCSLREPNVHPCCRHALSVPNMTSPCTSPLCSTPSRSALCTPVQDVECNVKARNKLIESENAQTPTFPPEVREQCRYVSKDGKCRVDLAHMAERERFLADIFTSFVDLQYRWFLFVFMMCYSVTWFIFAGLYTLNIFLRGDLEVPGDTDVCYPNIDGFVSALLFSVETQRTIGYGARTVSPRCYEGVFLVMAQCIVGSMIDALMVGCMFVKISRPKKRAETLLFSRTCVVANRDDRLCLMFRLGDLRDSHMVDAKVRAKLIKSRQTSEGEFLPLEQSEIDLGYESGSDRLFLVEPQVIQHTIDSSSPFWELGPEQLRKQQFEVIVILEGIVEATGMMCQAKTSYIETEIEWGARFEPCMTLEKGAFRVDLRRFHSTYPVPLPPCSAQEQHHLQTLQVGLELLQESLKGSVNWKLGGDDQEDDIVKPPGARTFTIHNIQEERVSEVNECEYL, translated from the exons ATGCTGAGTGGGGTCAGAAGTGCACCTGTTGAAGAAGGCAGAGGCACCTCAGGGCCAACACAAGATGATGCCAGGACCAGACCAGTCGCAATCAACAATCTAAAGCCCAAATCTagctgtgttgtgttgtgtaaaCCTGGAGATGGAGTGCGCCATCAGATGTATATTCATACA ATTCTCCCTCAAAGCGATAATCAACCTGATTCAACAGGTGGAAACTCCCTTCCTTTGCCAGACATTATGCCAAACCAGACCTCCAAACCAAGCGTGTCCATTCGGCGCCACAAGAGCACCACAGATTTGCCTTACAGCCCTCAGCGTGGTTACATGCGCGGCCAGAGACCCAGTATCTGCGCCCCTACCGAGGCTGAGCTGGCGCTGATGAGGCGTTGCTCTTTACGTGAGCCGAATGTTCATCCATGTTGCCGCCATGCTCTCAGCGTTCCCAACATGACAAGTCCATGCACAAGTCCTCTGTGCAGCACCCCATCCCGCAGTGCTCTCTGCACACCTGTACAGGACGTAGAGTGCAATGTTAAAGCACGCAACAAGCTAATAGAAAGCGAGAACGCACAGACTCCTACTTTCCCACCAGAGGTTCGCGAACAATGCCGTTACGTCTCCAAAGATGGAAAGTGTAGAGTAGACTTGGCACATATGGCTGAGAGAGAACGATTTCTGGCTGACATCTTCACTTCTTTTGTGGACCTTCAGTATAGATGGTTTCTTTTCGTGTTTATGATGTGCTACTCAGTCACCTGGTTTATTTTCGCAGGGCTTTATACGCTAAATATATTCTTGCGTGGAGATCTTGAAGTTCCTGGTGATACTGATGTGTGCTACCCTAATATAGACGGATTTGTGTCAGCTTTGCTCTTCTCGGTAGAAACTCAGAGGACTATTGGTTATGGTGCTCGCACGGTGTCGCCGCGCTGCTACGAAGGTGTTTTTTTGGTCATGGcgcagtgcattgtgggatccATGATTGACGCCCTTATGGTGGGCTGCATGTTTGTCAAAATTTCACGTCCCAAGAAGCGTGCAGAAACTCTTCTTTTCAGCCGGACTTGTGTTGTGGCCAACCGTGATGACCGTCTTTGCCTTATGTTCCGTCTCGGCGATCTGCGTGACAGCCACATGGTGGATGCCAAAGTACGTGCTAAACTCATCAAGTCTCGGCAGACGTCGGAGGGGGAATTTCTCCCGCTGGAGCAGTCTGAGATCGACTTGGGCTATGAGAGTGGCTCTGACCGTCTGTTCCTGGTGGAGCCACAGGTCATTCAACACACCATCGATTCTAGCAGTCCTTTCTGGGAGCTTGGGCCAGAGCAGCTacggaagcaacagtttgaggTTATTGTCATCTTGGAGGGAATTGTAGAAGCAACAG gaATGATGTGCCAAGCGAAGACCTCCTACATCGAGACGGAGATCGAATGGGGAGCCCGTTTTGAGCCGTGCATGACACTGGAGAAAGGGGCGTTTCGAGTCGACCTGAGACGCTTCCACAGCACATATCCGGTGCCTCTTCCGCCGTGCAGCGCGCAAGAGCAGCATCACCTACAGACCCTGCAAGTGGGACTGGAGCTCCTCCAGGAATCTCTGAAAGGCAGTGTTAACTGGAAATTGGGTGGGGATGACCAAGAAGACGACATTGTGAAACCACCGGGAGCACGCACATTCACTATCCACAACATCCAGGAGGAGCGAGTGTCAGAAGTCAACGAATGCGAATATCTTTAG
- the igflr1 gene encoding IGF-like family receptor 1, with the protein MTSDICTEGQFWNRPRHKCEPCNTKYKIIQGYEFTENCGWSDEQQQIESPYRPCRDGTFNNGSQVICQICRSCSPPQLIAFACKSTSDTICCKQGEQFLKGKCRPIPQPSRTTRITTASTTVHITSSVASSSPSLSPQHIPDSSPSPQSTSSPTVSHAHFIGIYVCFGILSTLALVCLFLFVRRRTKPFNKELKKCCNGASHESLSKKGIARYEQAVSYNIINDGNNDHETGLSHLLAPEVQVAPLKMVLNNLDVLEELVLVLDPDISGAKNTRHLAAQCSFSFAWINYAYSMKDHKSPLVAVLEGVVTKNPDWTVGHLAELLNAIGRNDAVEILAKLPAGV; encoded by the exons ATGACTTCAGATATATGTACAGAAGGGCAATTCTGGAATCGTCCTCGGCACAAATGTGAGCCATGTAACactaaatataaaatcatacaaG GTTACGAATTTACTGAAAACTGCGGATGGTCCGACGAGCAGCAGCAGATCGAATCACCTTACAGACCATGCAGAGACGGGACATTTAATAATGGATCTCAAGTTATTTGCCAAATATGTCGCTCTTGCTCACCGCCACAGTTGATTGCGTTCGCGTGCAAAAGCACTTCGGATACCATCTGCTGTAAACAAGG AGAGCAGTTTTTAAAAGGAAAATGTAGGCCTATCCCTCAACCGTCGCGGACCACAAGGATAACA actGCGAGTACAACTGTCCACATAACTAGCTCTGTTGCCAGCTCAAGCCCCTCTCTGAGCCCTCAACACATTCCAGACTCCTCTCCAAGCCCTCAAAGCACTTCAAGTCCAACTGTGTCTCATGCACATTTCATAG GGATCTATGTATGTTTTGGGATTTTATCAACTCTCGCTCTGGTGTGTCTTTTCCTGTTCGTCAGGAGGAGGACTAAACCTTTCAACAAAG AATTGAAAAAATGCTGTAATGGAGCAAGTCATGAAAGCCTGTCCAAAAAGGGCATTGCCAGATATGAACAGGCTGTCTCATACAACATAATCAACGATGGTAATAACGATCACGAGACTGGATTGTCGCATCTCTTAG CCCCTGAAGTCCAGGTTGCACCTCTGAAAATGGTGTTGAACAATTTGGACGTTCTTGAGGAGCTTGTATTGGTATTAGACCCAGACATTTCTGGTGCCAAGAACACTCGTCACCTTGCCGCCCAGTGCTCCTTTTCTTTTGCCTGGATAAATTATGCCTATTCCATGAAGGACCACAAAAGCCCCCTTGTTGCCGTTTTGGAGGGTGTCGTGACCAAGAACCCAGACTGGACTGTCGGCCACCTCGCCGAGCTGCTAAACGCTATCGGCCGTAACGATGCAGTGGAGATTTTGGCGAAGCTTCCTGCAGGTGTATAA